One Flavobacteriales bacterium DNA window includes the following coding sequences:
- the rpmF gene encoding 50S ribosomal protein L32 — protein sequence MAHPKRKTSKTRRDKRRTHYKAAAQQIATCPTTGEAHLYHRAHWSEGKLYYKGKVVMEKDSAAV from the coding sequence ATGGCACATCCTAAGAGAAAGACGTCTAAGACTAGAAGAGATAAGAGAAGAACGCATTATAAAGCTGCTGCTCAGCAAATAGCAACTTGTCCAACAACAGGAGAGGCTCACTTATATCACAGAGCTCACTGGTCTGAAGGAAAATTATACTACAAAGGTAAAGTAGTAATGGAAAAAGATAGCGCTGCTGTCTAA
- a CDS encoding rhodanese-like domain-containing protein, producing MKKYIVVFIALLTSFFFYAQVAQKGTHNVDVGQFKAFEKQEKKLLLDVRTPNEYQQGHIDGAKNLDYFDKSFKTELAKFDKGVPVYVYCRSGGRSAKAMQIMKEMGFETVYNLKGGYLAWSQHQ from the coding sequence ATGAAAAAGTATATAGTAGTCTTCATAGCTTTATTAACTTCTTTTTTCTTTTATGCGCAAGTTGCACAAAAAGGAACGCATAATGTAGATGTGGGTCAATTTAAAGCTTTTGAAAAACAAGAGAAAAAGTTATTGTTAGATGTAAGGACTCCAAATGAATACCAACAGGGGCATATTGATGGTGCTAAGAATTTAGATTATTTTGATAAAAGCTTTAAAACGGAATTAGCAAAATTTGATAAAGGAGTTCCTGTTTATGTGTATTGTCGATCTGGAGGAAGAAGTGCTAAAGCAATGCAAATAATGAAAGAGATGGGGTTTGAGACTGTTTATAACCTAAAAGGAGGTTATTTGGCATGGTCACAACATCAATAA
- a CDS encoding TlpA family protein disulfide reductase has product MKKLSRKTKSDIIFWGILSLFMCYLFLTPSGENTRAWLTSLTLSSPKNELETVNNTVTSDWQLYSTNGDEIWLSELDRPIFVNIWATWCPPCRGELPSILELEAAFKNKVDFLLVSPNESLETLTKFKAKKGYNTTFYNAKGSIPKELFANSFPTTFIIDKNKNIVLKSIGAHDWNSENIHQTLNQLIAE; this is encoded by the coding sequence ATGAAAAAGTTATCCAGAAAAACAAAATCAGACATTATTTTCTGGGGCATTCTTTCTTTATTTATGTGCTATTTGTTTCTAACTCCTTCTGGCGAGAATACTCGAGCATGGTTGACCTCTCTTACGCTATCTTCTCCAAAAAACGAATTAGAAACTGTAAACAACACTGTTACTAGCGATTGGCAACTATACTCTACCAATGGTGATGAAATATGGCTTTCTGAACTAGATCGACCTATTTTTGTCAATATTTGGGCCACTTGGTGTCCTCCATGTAGAGGAGAGCTTCCATCTATTTTAGAACTAGAGGCTGCTTTTAAAAACAAAGTCGACTTTTTATTAGTAAGCCCAAATGAATCGTTAGAAACCCTAACCAAATTCAAAGCTAAAAAAGGTTATAATACGACTTTTTACAATGCTAAAGGAAGCATCCCTAAAGAACTCTTTGCCAATTCTTTTCCTACAACTTTTATTATTGATAAAAACAAAAACATTGTTTTAAAGTCTATTGGCGCTCATGACTGGAACAGTGAAAATATTCACCAAACCTTAAACCAACTGATAGCGGAATAA
- a CDS encoding SiaB family protein kinase: protein MFETMKQHKAMVTYHGEFTFESINNILLYARRDIQMRNVERRTYKKVYAVLVEALENILRHGVEKDYNTRTTDGVFILYKTEDGFTIKTGNLIKNEDIAKLKSEIKDVSEKNIEQLKAAYRDQLRNGAISTKGGAGIGLIDMAIKANKDLSFNLFETDANTSFFELTINISQNKDTLAA, encoded by the coding sequence ATGTTTGAAACGATGAAACAACATAAAGCTATGGTTACTTACCATGGTGAATTTACATTTGAGTCTATAAACAACATTTTGCTTTACGCAAGAAGAGACATACAAATGAGGAATGTGGAGAGGAGAACCTACAAAAAGGTTTATGCCGTACTCGTAGAAGCTTTGGAAAATATTTTAAGACATGGTGTTGAGAAAGACTACAACACTAGAACAACTGATGGCGTTTTTATCTTATACAAAACTGAAGATGGGTTTACAATTAAAACAGGAAACCTTATCAAAAATGAAGATATTGCCAAGTTAAAGTCTGAAATTAAAGATGTTTCTGAGAAGAATATCGAGCAATTGAAAGCTGCATACCGAGATCAATTAAGAAATGGAGCTATTTCTACCAAAGGAGGAGCCGGGATTGGATTAATTGACATGGCCATTAAAGCCAACAAAGACTTATCATTTAATTTATTCGAAACAGATGCGAATACTTCTTTTTTCGAGTTAACAATTAACATTTCACAAAACAAAGATACTTTAGCCGCATGA
- a CDS encoding phosphatase PAP2 family protein, protein MTNGIIPKIIKSSKYFVLVYVLFLVGVVYLLMNFSRLEGTVLVNQTWTPVQDVFFKYCTYLGGGETAIIVVCLLLLFSGVRNGVIALVSFGVTAGATQFLKRIVFPEVMRPYIALWDEFKEGELHLVLSEELMKKGHSFPSGHTTSAFSVFLILTLFAKRPRLGIVFASIAVLASYSRVYLSQHFFEDIFVGSMIGVFGTFVVYFLFEKTGWLKGVEQPLIKLKKQ, encoded by the coding sequence ATGACAAATGGAATAATCCCAAAAATAATTAAATCTAGCAAGTATTTTGTACTGGTTTATGTATTGTTTTTGGTTGGAGTGGTTTATCTTTTAATGAATTTTAGTCGCTTGGAGGGAACTGTTTTAGTTAATCAAACATGGACTCCTGTTCAGGATGTGTTTTTTAAGTATTGTACGTACTTAGGAGGGGGAGAAACAGCAATTATTGTTGTGTGTTTATTGCTACTCTTTAGTGGAGTTAGAAATGGAGTGATTGCTTTGGTCAGTTTTGGAGTGACAGCGGGAGCTACTCAATTTTTAAAACGTATAGTTTTTCCAGAGGTTATGAGACCGTATATAGCATTGTGGGATGAGTTTAAAGAGGGTGAGTTGCACCTGGTGCTTTCAGAAGAGTTGATGAAAAAAGGACATTCGTTTCCAAGTGGACATACGACTTCTGCTTTTAGTGTATTTTTGATTTTGACATTGTTTGCTAAAAGACCTCGATTAGGAATTGTTTTTGCTAGTATTGCCGTTTTGGCAAGTTATTCAAGAGTTTACCTGTCTCAACATTTTTTTGAAGATATATTTGTAGGTTCAATGATTGGAGTATTCGGTACATTTGTAGTTTACTTCCTTTTTGAAAAAACAGGATGGTTGAAAGGAGTAGAGCAGCCTTTAATTAAATTAAAAAAACAATAA
- a CDS encoding ATP-binding cassette domain-containing protein — MNNNNIIHLKNVTITQRELTILNNISLDIERGEFIYLIGKTGSGKSSLLKALYAENKIKSGVAEVARQSLINIKKKSILELRRKLGIIFQDFQLLTDRSIADNLLFVMKATGWKDKNKIKNKIDELLKKVGMENKGYKFPHQISGGEQQRIAIARALINNPELIIADEPTGNLDPETTNEIMKILFEISSNGKAVIMATHDYDMMQKFPSRTFRCANEDISEINLAQAPEFLTS, encoded by the coding sequence ATGAACAACAACAACATTATTCACCTAAAAAATGTAACCATTACTCAACGTGAGTTAACCATTTTAAATAATATTTCATTGGATATTGAACGAGGAGAATTCATTTATCTTATCGGAAAAACAGGGAGTGGAAAAAGTTCATTATTAAAAGCGCTTTATGCAGAAAACAAAATAAAATCGGGTGTTGCTGAAGTTGCTAGACAATCACTGATTAACATCAAGAAAAAAAGCATTTTAGAACTCCGAAGAAAACTCGGCATTATCTTTCAAGATTTTCAATTGTTAACTGATCGTAGCATTGCTGACAATTTGTTGTTTGTGATGAAAGCGACTGGCTGGAAAGACAAAAACAAAATCAAGAATAAAATTGATGAATTGTTGAAAAAGGTTGGAATGGAGAATAAGGGCTACAAATTCCCGCATCAAATTTCTGGTGGAGAGCAACAAAGGATAGCAATTGCAAGAGCCTTAATCAACAACCCCGAATTGATCATTGCTGATGAACCTACAGGAAATCTTGATCCTGAGACGACCAATGAGATCATGAAAATTTTATTTGAAATTAGCAGTAATGGAAAAGCTGTTATCATGGCCACACATGACTATGACATGATGCAAAAATTTCCTAGCAGGACTTTTAGATGTGCTAATGAAGATATTTCAGAAATTAATTTAGCACAGGCACCAGAATTTTTAACCTCTTAA
- a CDS encoding DUF1987 domain-containing protein gives MNPIKLERTEYTPDVVLDLASRELSFRGECRPENVSNFFTPIVEWIENLKTLPPISEKLPVVFNLDYFNSSSAKYIMDIFFLISDINKDFNYNLEIVWEYDEDDEDVYEAGVEFEDLSGVNFTFKAL, from the coding sequence ATGAACCCAATAAAATTAGAGCGTACGGAATATACTCCAGACGTCGTTTTAGATTTAGCATCTAGAGAGTTATCATTTAGGGGAGAATGTCGCCCTGAGAATGTTTCTAATTTTTTCACCCCAATTGTTGAATGGATTGAAAATTTAAAAACTCTACCCCCAATCAGTGAAAAATTACCTGTTGTATTCAACTTGGATTATTTTAATTCTTCAAGTGCAAAATACATCATGGATATTTTTTTCCTAATCAGTGATATCAACAAGGACTTTAATTACAATTTAGAAATTGTTTGGGAATACGATGAAGATGACGAAGATGTTTATGAAGCAGGAGTCGAATTTGAAGACCTTAGCGGTGTAAACTTCACCTTTAAAGCACTATAG
- a CDS encoding sugar transferase, with the protein MMKRIFDSCSSLIVLIVGLPIFSLIALAIVLDSKGGVFFRQIRVGKNGEDFGLFKFRTMKPDSESLGQITVGGRDPRVTKVGYWLRRFKFDEFPQLINVLIGDMSIVGPRPEVPKYVDLYTDEQKKVLSVRPGLTDYASLEYINENELLEKSDNPNETYINEIMPAKLKLNLKYIEDKSLWVDFKLIMMTIAKLFKN; encoded by the coding sequence ATAATGAAAAGAATTTTTGACAGTTGCTCATCGTTGATCGTTTTGATTGTTGGATTACCGATTTTTAGTTTAATTGCCTTAGCGATAGTGCTAGACAGTAAAGGAGGGGTGTTTTTTAGACAAATCAGAGTAGGTAAAAATGGTGAAGATTTTGGTTTGTTTAAGTTTAGAACAATGAAACCCGATTCAGAGTCCTTGGGGCAAATAACAGTTGGGGGGAGAGATCCAAGAGTAACAAAGGTAGGCTATTGGTTAAGAAGGTTTAAATTCGATGAGTTTCCTCAGCTGATTAATGTGTTGATTGGAGATATGAGTATTGTTGGCCCACGCCCAGAGGTGCCAAAATATGTTGATTTGTATACTGATGAACAGAAAAAAGTTTTAAGTGTTCGCCCAGGATTAACTGATTATGCTTCGTTGGAATATATCAATGAAAATGAGTTGTTGGAGAAGTCCGATAATCCAAATGAAACGTACATTAATGAAATTATGCCAGCAAAATTAAAACTCAATTTAAAATATATCGAAGATAAAAGTCTGTGGGTAGATTTTAAATTGATAATGATGACAATCGCCAAGTTGTTTAAGAATTAA
- a CDS encoding DUF177 domain-containing protein gives MKVLAEYIVPFSGMKVGKHQFDYKVRKEFFDAFEYSEIKDGDLDVIVEVDKSETMMIMNFSIEGSISLECDVCLGELKHLIAAKYRQIFKFSDDEDLKLDDEITYVRSTEFEVNIAPFIIEFINLSKPNKSRHENGECDEELLAVLDEYLLVEEEQIEESMEEEEVDPRWNALKKLKTNN, from the coding sequence ATGAAAGTATTAGCTGAATATATCGTTCCTTTTAGTGGAATGAAAGTTGGTAAACATCAATTTGATTACAAGGTGAGGAAAGAGTTCTTTGATGCTTTTGAGTATTCAGAAATAAAAGATGGAGATTTAGACGTTATTGTTGAAGTAGATAAATCGGAAACAATGATGATTATGAACTTCAGTATTGAAGGTAGTATTAGCTTAGAATGTGATGTTTGTTTAGGTGAATTGAAACATTTGATAGCAGCTAAGTATCGTCAAATATTTAAGTTTTCAGATGATGAAGATTTAAAATTGGATGATGAAATTACTTATGTTCGTTCGACGGAATTTGAAGTGAATATAGCTCCATTCATTATTGAGTTTATTAATTTGAGTAAACCTAACAAATCAAGACACGAAAACGGTGAATGTGATGAAGAATTGCTAGCTGTTTTAGATGAGTACTTATTAGTAGAAGAAGAACAAATAGAAGAAAGTATGGAAGAGGAGGAAGTAGATCCTCGTTGGAATGCATTAAAAAAATTAAAAACAAATAATTAA